In Labeo rohita strain BAU-BD-2019 unplaced genomic scaffold, IGBB_LRoh.1.0 scaffold_1314, whole genome shotgun sequence, the DNA window GGTTTCTCTGCTCCTAAATTCACATCAACACATTCATCTAAATCAGATTATAGCCTGATCATCAGTAATGTGGATGTGGATGATTCTGCAGTGTATTACTGTAAGACATGGGACAGCTCTGTtagtgagtttgtatcacagtGATTCACAGCATGACAAAAACCTCCTCACTGATCACATTCACTTCTGCTTACAACAGATGACAACAGATGACAAGATCACTACTTCACATCTCAGATTCATGAATTAATAACTTTAGCACTGATAGCACTGTGTGTGTCCTTACGGCCGTTGTCCACTCTACCTCCACCACCTTCATCTAGAAGTGACAAATCCAACAAGAAGAAGAGTGGGGTAAGCTTCATTTACAGCACTACACAACTCTGCTTTGAAAGATCAGGATTGGTGACTAAAAAGCTATTGGTTCTCCAGGGTTTATACACTGGtgcaatcaaacaaatgcatttatttgatgaaaaatacagtgaaaaacatatatttattataccttaaaatgtaatttattcctgtgatgcagaactaaattttcatcatcattactccagtcttcagagtgacatgatttttcagaaatcatgaaaatatgatgatttgatgctcaaaaagtgctttataaataaaaagcagtggttctcaaacatTCTGTTCTCAAACCACAGTGGGTTGAAGCCATgcatttcaacttccagttgtctgctttaattaatcattagctaatgatttgcaaagatatcattatgttatggctttacttgttgaggcacacgactaactaattctaaatccataaccacaatgacatattacttaacatttagttaatagttctgtgcctcaacaagtaaagtcataacataatgatacatatgcaaatcattagctgatgattaattaaagcagacaactggaagctGAATACATAGCTTTGACCACTTTGttaattaacatatgaatttacatcattagttaatataatttgttattaaggaactaatacattatgacacatttcactaataacaatttatttattacttaatctaagaatcatatagaatgttcattagttgctgatgtagtaatcattaattaatggtttagttcatgaattatacattaattaatgcatatttgtgcacccgtattgtaaagtgtcaccATATTCTCTTGCCttatgttaattaaataattcttaATAATCTGACCGGCCTGTACTAATCATGCGTATGTTGTGTTTTCCTGTAATTGCAGGTTGATCACACCATCATAATGTACCTGGTGGGACCTGATGGCCAGTTTCATGAGTAATTTGGACAGAACAAGAAATCTGCTGAGATCTCATCATCCATCGCTTCCCACATGAGGAAATACAAACATGGAAAATGAGTGAAATGGCATTGCTTCAGTACATTTGAGTGCTTATTTCTGTCTCAAAACACCATCATTACTCTGTGAAATGGGTTATATTTTTTAGAAGTGCAATTCTAATTAagaaatcaaaaacttttgcaGCATTCCCCATTTCTTTATAGTCCAACACAATAACGTCTGTTAACAGCATTCAAAGAAATTCAAtccaataaaatatgttttttttatttctttttaccaCATAAAAAGAGTGACATTTCACCTGCATTTTACTCCATAACTAGGCAGAAGTGTGATGTTTTTTCAGGGCATGTGTACACATCAGTGTAGACAAGAATTAGAGATTGTTTTGTGGCCTACATGACTGAGAGAGAACTGAGGTATGATTTGAAGTGGATGCAGTGAGCTGTGAACCCAATACACACACAGTTACACAGCAGACATCTGTTGACCCAACAGTTTTATGTAAATTACTTTTACAAAAAACTATATGCAATTTTTGAGGTTTCCCTTTGCTTCATAGGGGAGAGAGATATCAAAAAATCGAATGATTTATATTCATTGACAACAATGATTCACAAAAcatgaaatacagtaaaaagacCTGATAGAgtgatatttaataaaatatttaatagaattatttttttatatttattattactgtgcAAGTGCATGTAATAgcataaaaaaatctaagtgGTATTAAACTGATAAGTGCTgaagtgagtgagtgtgtgagatGTGTTGAGTGTGTGTTGTATGAGGTGGGCGGGTCTTTCTCTTCACTGTCTTAAAGTTTGTGTCTCTGATCTGATCTCAGCATTATTCTACAGCACTGCTCATCTTCACACATCAACACCAAATCACAAGATGATCACAATATTCTGCGCTTTCTTCACTCTTCTGACCTGTAAGTTTTCATCACATCTGATGATTTCAAGTGTTTTGACACACAATCTCATGTAAAGGTTGTGTTTATTCTGCAGGTGTCAGTGGAGTGACTGTACTGACTCAGAGTCCATTAATCACAGTCAATAAAGGACAAACGGCTAAACTGGACTGTAATCTGGGGACAGTAACTGGTAGTTATGCTAGATGGTATAAACAGACTCCAGTGTTACGTCCCAGGTCTAGGGTCTAGgagaaacataaaataaaaatcttaacacTGGACTCTTGCGATCTTTCgttcttttatttgtatttttcttattatttcttttaaggAAAGTTTAATCATCATcctcacaagaaaaaaaaatggaagcgAACAGACTTAAGGGTTGGGGCAAggccaaaataataaacaaaaatttaaactaaCTTTTTCCTGATGAgccttaaaaaagaaataattcaaacaaaaatacagagacTGAACTAACTCCCTGACTGAACGAAAACAGGAGAAAACGAATATTGCCAAAAGAAAAGGCACCCAATCCCTACAGCTTCTGTGCAGAAAATAATGTctacaatacattaaaaaatgtttacaatatttGCAATAACGGGCAAAATACACAGCCAcgttaacagaaaaaaaaaaaaaaaacaatccgaTGGagaactgtacaaaaaaaaaaaaaaaaaaaaaaaaaaaaaaaaaaaacaacgaaaACACTAGGTGGGCAaagtgaaatgaaaagaaaactattAAACAAAGTTCACAACATTTACACAAGAGACACTATACAGTTTATCGGTCTTTTCTTAGCCACACACAATTTTACAGAACAACAGCATCAACATCCCACGCCACCAGCTCAGCATCGACTCTTTTTTGAAATACGCTTCGTTCCAGCTTCAGCCAACCACAGCGCACGTACCGGAGCGTACAATTAGGGCAGGGCCATCTGTAAGAATggcagagggagagagagagagacagagagagagaaagtgcaagaaagagagagatgcatAAATTCTACATGTTCCAACGTAACACCAGGAGGAGTTCCTCAGTTTGTGTTAGTGTTTTATCATGGCTGGAGCTCACCTACATATGGATCTGGTTTCTCTGCTTCTAAATTCACATCAACACATTCATCTAAATCAGATTATAGTCTGATCATCAATAACGTGGATGTGGATGATTCTGCAGTGTATTACTGTAAGACATGGGACAACTCTGTTAGTGAGGGGGTATCACAGTGATTCACAGCATGACAAAAACCTCCTCACTGCTCACATTCACTTCTGCTTCTAGACAACAGATGACAAGATCACTTATTCACATCTCAGattcataataaattaattaataacagattACAGCTGCTGAGAATATTTTTCTACAATTTCTTTACTAATCTGTCCTATAATTTAACTCATCtaagtgcttttatttattttatttattacttgtaaaagagcagcttggacattctgGACATTCAGTTTTCTGTATCTAAACTTTATGCTTTACTAATGGGCTCTGATATTTCAATAAGTACTTTTTCTTAAAGAGTGAGACTTTCTTGCTCTGAACATTTAATGAATCGAGTATTAATGCTCTCTGTTTACAcagcaatataatataataaacagcaTGTTAAATGAAGAGTTTTCCTATTCAGTTTGCACAGAAATTAAGCATgtaacaattcaaaataaactaTACTTTCATAATGTCAAAATCAAATTTCACTGCTATGAGCAATAAAGAATGAACActgaaagtatttaaaaaactcACTGTGCAAATACTCAGTTTGAAATGATATGAAATCTTATGAAACAACATCAGCTACTCCTAGAAAAGAACATgaacatatatttatgtatcaAATGTGTAATTATGCAAACAATAATGTGAGATAAATGGTCAGCTTTATATAAACCATTAACTCATGAAATGAATTAATTGTCAATAAAtctacatttaataatatagttCAGTTTTTATCTtcattactatatatttttgtatgtatccAGACGTATTCTGGGTTTCATGCCTAAAACACAATTCATTAGAGTTTCTCAGAGATTTGCCATTGAGCTACCATTCATTTAGCAGGAATGATGGCAACATcgtgaattatttatttatttttaaatcatatatatataactaagaATATTAAACCAGTGTCCATTTCATTGTTAGGATGAAGTGATTGGCTGACGTGTAGTGATCCTCCCTCTTTCAGAGTTTGTCTTCTCTATATGAGAATCTCATTCTCTCTGATTCTCTTCATCTCTTCACTAAACTCAATCTGCTCATCACAGTCAAGATGTTGATCATATTCTACTGCATTATTCTCACTCTTCTGTCATGTAAGTTACACATTTCACTACATGTCGTTCTCTCAGGGGTGGCAACgttgattaaataaattttatttactgtaattttacagcTGTCAGATGTGCGAAAGTGgtgcagaacctgattttaccaagtatgacatgttcctggatcaacatctttgttgaccctggaataacattgtgattaaccagtcagatttgaaaaaagtttatagtttttgtaaagtttaggcttacaatcactgtttggtgcttgtacatcagtgtcattcatctatcattttagggattactcatgggtaaggttaggtttaggtgtagggatgtggtcaagattaaatttttggcttaaaatgttgttccagggtcaacaaaatatgttgacccaggaacacatctaactcagcaaaatcaggacgtgccgAAAGGGGTCACACAGAAGCCTCCAATACTGACAGAACAAAAAGGCAGATCCGTGACTATGGACTGTAACATTGAAAATGACTACAATCTTGTCAGCTGGTATAAACAGTTTCCAAATGCAACTCCTCAGTTTGTGTTGAGATACTACCATTCTCACAGCTCCCCTGACAAATATGGGGATGGTTTTACGTCCAGCCGCTTCACATCTAAAGCTCAGTCAAAAATTGATCATCAGTAATGTGGATGTGGATGATTCTGCAACACACTTTACAAGGTTCATACATGTCCAAGCAGTGATGAGAAGGCAGAGTTTGATCAGCATGTTTCTCTGTGTGACTTGATctgctcttttatttttttgaagtgcTGCACAGAGAGCAGAGACAGAGAATATTAAAGGAAGGAAAAGATCATAATTAGTCACTAACATGGCTAACAAAACCAAGAGCAATAGagtgtaaaaataatgttactGCACCCATTAATTccataatttatcattttgatttgCTGTATATGtgttgttcttgtttctttttttctttcttgttatgatgtacAAATAAAGTCCAGTAAAACAAACTTGACCATCAGTTTGCTCATTACTTaagcaatttattatttttgatgaaaacaaaactttttctGTCAGTTCTTTCATCATTAAACTCTGACCATCATGtaaaagattaaaaagcatCATCAATGTAAATTTTACTTGTGATTTcttggtgtgtgtgtttttttttcacccaaacatgaaaatttaCTGAATATTTACTACATATTCTATGACtattactcatcctcaggccatccaagacttgagcaagtgatgtgatgctaaatttgtaatgctaaatttctctaaatctgttctgataaagaaacaaactcatctacatcttggatggcctgagggcgagtacattttcagctaattttgatttttgggtcGATTGTTCCTTTAGAATATTTTTGCAACATCTATTCATGTTTCCTCTGCGTGTGGCAGGAAACGTGATccacaaacatttttaatacttttataatgctTTCACATCTGTTTTCAAACTTGATAGATATATCACTTCAATATATGGACACAAGCAATCCAGATATTCCTGAAAAACTCCTTTCAaatatatcatgtttttttaagtagatAATTAATgatgtttgttgtgttttgatAACCTTATCACAGTAAATTTTAtagtaacaaacaaacaagcatacAAAAAACTACTAAAGTGAGTTTAATCCATTGTGGTCTGGTGTGAAGTGGGTGTGTGAGATGTGTTGAGTGTGTGTTGTATGAGGTGGGCGGGTCTTTCTCTTCACTGTCTTAAAGTTTGTGTCTCTGATCTGATCTCAGCATTATTCTACAGCACTGCTCATCTTCACACATCAACACCAAATCACAAGATGATCACAATATTCTGCGCTTTCTTCACTCTTCTGACCTGTAAGTTTTCATCACATCTGATGATTTCAAGTGTTTTGACACACAATCTCATGTAAAGGTTGTGTTTATTCTGCAGGTGTCAGTGGAGTGACTGTACTGACTCAGAGTCCATTAATCACAGTCAATAAAGGACAAACGGCTAAACTGGACTGTAATCTGGGGACAGTAACTACTGAGTCTGCTAGATGGTACAAACAGACTCCAGGAGGAGTTCCTCAGCATGTGTTAAGATTTCGTTCAAGCTGGAGCTCAGTTAGCTATGGATCTGGTTTCTCTGCTCCTAAATTCACATCAACACATTCATCTGAAACAGATTATAATCTGATCATCAATAACGTGGATGTGGATGATTCTGCAGTGTATTACTGTAACACATGGGACAACACTGATAAAGAGTATGTATCACAGTGATTCACAACATGACAAAAAGCTCCTCACTGATCACATTCACTTCTGCTTCTAGACAACAGATGACACATCTGAGATTCATGATGAGTTAAAAACTAATAAGATGAGATGAGAATATTCTGCAGTTTCTGTACTAACCGGTCATGTAATTGAACTCACctcttttgttgtgtttgtggttGGACAGTCACTGATCATTTTATGCtttgattaaatgtaaaagagcagcttggacattctgctaaatttctctttttttgctcCTCAGAAGACAGAAAGTCCCGTGGTTTTGTAATGAACATTTCCTTTAGTGTCCATCATCAGTAGATCCATGTGTTCATGTTCAGAGTGACTTTATGTGTTTCATTCACTGTGATTCACTACAGCAGGATTCACCACAGTCACTGACACCTGCAGAATAACAACAGCCACATATGAGattgtgtttcaaagcactttaaTACACAGCAGTCAAACACAACTAACATGAAGACTaaaacagtgtttgtgtttgaatCTGAATCATTTCTCCATGAATTAAATGTGTAAAGGACACAGTCAGCTGAGCTCCAGTGAGTGTTTCACTTCTGTTTGTGTCTCTTCACAGACTgaggaggtttttgtacgactgaACATATGAAATGTATCACTGTGGTATTTGGACAAGGAACAAAACTCATTGTGACTGGTAAGTCGTCTTTACACTGTTATTACATGTTTTTCTCACTGTGTTACATATAGTCTACTCAATGTAGATATACAAACTCATTCATTTTTAGTTGACCTTGTTGttaatttacagttaaatgTGTGAATTCAGTCACAGTCAGATTTGTCCAGAGCCTTCAGTAaccaatcttaaaaataaactgaaaacacttttactacagCTTTAACTTCAATGTGTATCTTTCTTAGTTGTATgttatattcatattcattttcatattcatattcatatttaggtattcatatgtttgtgtttaattgGATAGAtttgatagatttttttatgatccttttttaaattattaatgtacAGTATTAGTGAAAAATCACATGAGAAATGTGGTACTACATCTAAAACTATGTTTTGATAATtctgttataattattaaacataCAGGATTTATGAATTAACTGACAAACTGTTTTGACTTCATAATTTGTCAAACTGTAGGATCATTGAAAATGACTTAGTGAAAGAGATTGAGATGATTAAAAATGGTATAAAAAGTGTCAGTGcctaaaatatatacagtgccatatgtttatgtacattttaaccaaaaacaaaaatccaacatgcatctttttttcAAAGACATTGAGAtgtgcataataaaataattatattaagcaaataattatattgttaatGTGTGAATTCTGGAAATGTAGAAAGTTTGAAATGTACAGTCAGATGTTAACATTGAGTTGTGTGTCTGAGATGAAGGTTTGTTTGCAGATGTTGATGATGATTTGTGTTTtagatgctgctgctgctgctcctgTGCTGAACATCCTCCGTCCATCCAGAGAAGAGCTGAGCTCCAGTAAAGTCACTCTGGTGTGTCTGATCAATCACATGTCTGGGGCTTTGGCTGATGTGCGTTGGCTTGTGAACGGGAACTCAGTTACTGAAGGCGTCTTCACTGGATCTGCTGAACAGCAGCCTGATAAGAAATTCAAGATGAGCAGTTCTTTAACCATTGAGAGATCAGAGTGGGACAAAGACACACAGCTGACATGTGAAGCAACTACTGCCTCAAAAACCACCAGCAAAAGCATCAAGAAATCTGACTGCAGCGACTGAACACAAAGAATTTAAAGAGCTGTTTGATTGTTTTATGATAACACATAGTATTATTTCCTGGCATGGTGTAATAGTAATCATGAAACTAAAAATAGTCAAACAACGCAACTTAGTAGCtttaactgttattttctgcagaaaatattttggctttaaTGCTAATGTATGATAATTTACAACCTGTTTAATAAactgcatgttaaaaaatagtttcaaaaaGTCAGTTTTTACTTTTGCAATCAATGAAAGCACGGAAAATCAAAGAAGTAAACTTTCAACTAGTGTTAATGTAGGTAAAGATCATTTGTGAAGAATACAGAAGAAATGAATATAGTCTGAATATGGTTGAGTGACAGTCAACAAAATCACACTCACTGTCACATGACTAATAAATGATCTAGAAATTATTCTATTATT includes these proteins:
- the LOC127158043 gene encoding immunoglobulin lambda-1 light chain-like isoform X2, with amino-acid sequence MRWAGLSLHCLKVCVSDLISALFYSTAHLHTSTPNHKMITIFCAFFTLLTCVSGVTVLTQSPLITVNKGQTAKLDCNLGTVTTESARWYKQTPGGVPQHVLRFRSSWSSVSYGSGFSAPKFTSTHSSETDYNLIINNVDVDDSAVYYCNTWDNTDKEYVFGQGTKLIVTDAAAAAPVLNILRPSREELSSSKVTLVCLINHMSGALADVRWLVNGNSVTEGVFTGSAEQQPDKKFKMSSSLTIERSEWDKDTQLTCEATTASKTTSKSIKKSDCSD
- the LOC127158043 gene encoding immunoglobulin lambda-1 light chain-like isoform X3 → MITIFCTFFTLLTCVSGVTVLTQCSSLTVNKGETAKLDCNLGTVTDQSARWYKQTPGGVPQHVLRFHHDWSSVKYGSGFSAPKFTSTHSSKSDYSLIISNVDVDDSAVYYCKTWDSSVSEFVFGQGTKLIVTDAAAAAPVLNILRPSREELSSSKVTLVCLINHMSGALADVRWLVNGNSVTEGVFTGSAEQQPDKKFKMSSSLTIERSEWDKDTQLTCEATTASKTTSKSIKKSDCSD
- the LOC127158043 gene encoding immunoglobulin lambda-1 light chain-like isoform X4, yielding MITIFCTFFTLLTCVSGVTVLTQSPLITVNKGQTAKLDCNLGTVTTESARWYKQTPGGVPQHVLRFRSSWSSVSYGSGFSAPKFTSTHSSETDYNLIINNVDVDDSAVYYCNTWDNTDKEYVFGQGTKLIVTDAAAAAPVLNILRPSREELSSSKVTLVCLINHMSGALADVRWLVNGNSVTEGVFTGSAEQQPDKKFKMSSSLTIERSEWDKDTQLTCEATTASKTTSKSIKKSDCSD